A genomic stretch from Triplophysa dalaica isolate WHDGS20190420 chromosome 4, ASM1584641v1, whole genome shotgun sequence includes:
- the rfc5 gene encoding replication factor C subunit 5, with protein sequence MASTRKTQTRNLPWVEKYRPQTLDDLISHQDILTTIQKFISEDKLPHLLFYGPPGTGKTSTILACAKQLYKDKEFNSMVLELNASDDRGIDVVRGPILSFASTRTIFKKGFKLVILDEADAMTQDAQNALRRVIEKFTENTRFCLIGNYLSKIIPALQSRCTRFRFGPLSQNQMIPRLEHVIQQESIDITPDGMKAIVTLSTGDMRRSLNILQSTHMAYGKVTEDTVYTCTGHPLRSDIANILDWALNKDFTTAYNQILQLKTLKGLALHDILTEVHLLIHRVDFPPSIRMGLLIKLADIEYRLASGTNEKIQLSSMVAAFQAVRNIVVSDG encoded by the exons ATGGCATCAACGAGAAAGACTCAGACAAGAAATTTGCCATG GGTTGAAAAATACAGACCTCAGACACTCGATGACCTCATCTCTCACCAAGATATACTGACCACAA TTCAGAAGTTCATCAGTGAAGACAAATTGCCTCACCTGCTTTTCTACGGCCCTCCAGGAACAGGAAAGACCTCCACTATATTAGCATGTGCTAAACAACTCTACAAAGATAAAGAGTTCAACTCCATGGTCCTGGAG CTAAATGCGTCAGATGATCGTGGTATAGATGTGGTAAGGGGGCCGATCCTCAGCTTTGCCAGCACACGGACCATCTTCAA GAAGGGCTTCAAGTTAGTGATCCTGGATGAAGCGGATGCTATGACCCAGGATGCACAGAACGCTTTAAGGAGAG TCATTGAGAAGTTCACAGAGAACACTCGTTTCTGTCTCATCGGTAACTACCTGTCTAAGATCATACCCGCGCTGCAGTCTCGATGCACACGCTTCCGGTTTGGGCCACTCTCTCAAAACCAGATGATTCCTCGACTGGAACACGTCATACAGCAGGAGAG CATTGACATCACTCCAGATGGCATGAAGGCCATTGTGACCCTCTCGACGGGAGATATGAGACGATCGCTGAACATTTTACAG AGTACTCATATGGCCTATGGGAAGGTGACGGAGGACACAGTGTACACGTGTACCGGACACCCACTGAGATCAGACATCGCCAACATACTGGACTGGGCTCTTAATAAAGACTTCACCACTGCATATAACC AAATTTTGCAGCTCAAAACTCTTAAAGGTCTGGCACTTCATGACATTTTGACCGAGGTCCATCTTCTCATTCACCGCG tGGATTTTCCACCTTCCATTCGCATGGGGTTGCTTATCAAACTTGCAGATATTGA gtATCGTCTGGCCTCTGGAACCAATGAGAAGATCCAGCTCAGCTCAATGGTCGCTGCGTTCCAAGCAGTTCGAAACATAGTAGTCAGTGACGGATAG
- the wsb2 gene encoding WD repeat and SOCS box-containing protein 2 isoform X3: protein MQTEPDDLILELKPSHQSPNPTGTHCETWSVRFSPGGSYFAWSMGFGIVKILLWPVTSTDSGEDADSERTLHCKQAVWALAFGPCLSPRTDQNRHEPDLLLVIGLNNGLIQVWVVSSGKLLFTLSGHQALVRDLVFAPNGSLTLVSASRDKTLRIWDLAKKGVNPHVLRGPNYWVFKCSISPDSSMIASLCNFDSKLYLWSMRSYTFMRHITYDHERTMVSCDFSPDGALLAVASYKSSTGWWLDLWDPYTADLLSRVENCELCYNRSDSLPTYLSFSPVGLLLAFKDYRALQIWDVERDELVTETDHNRAGGLCCAFHPHGGVIATGCRNGEVKFWRVPHRVRSLRHLCRTALRFSVSTYQVEALPLPPKIQEFLTYRDVQKQKTLCCKKHHS from the exons ATGCAAACAGAACCGGATGATTTGATCCTGGAGCTGAAACCTTCACATCAAAGTCCGAACCCGACCGGCACGCACTGCGAGACATGGAGCGTCCGCTTCTCCCCCGGAGGATCTTATTTCGCCTGGTCCATGGGCTTCGGTATTGTGAAAATCCTCTTGTGGCCGGTAACATCCACAGA TAGTGGTGAAGATGCAGATAGTGAGAGGACACTTCACTGCAAGCAGGCCGTGTGGGCTTTGGCATTCGGACCCTGCCTGTCTCCCAGAACTGATCAGAACAGACATGAACCTGACCTGCTTCTGGTCATCGGCCTCAATAATGGTCTGATCCAAGTCTGGGTTGTCTCATCTG GAAAGCTGCTGTTTACTCTAAGTGGACATCAGGCTCTTGTTAGGGATTTGGTCTTCGCTCCAAATGGAAGTCTAACTCTTGTGTCGGCCTCTCGAGACAAAACTTTAAGGATATGGGACTTGGCGAAGAAAG gTGTCAATCCGCATGTGCTGAGGGGTCCAAACTACTGGGTGTTCAAATGCTCCATATCACCTGACAGCAGTATGATCGCTTCACTGTGCAACTTTGACTCT AAGCTGTATTTGTGGAGCATGCGCTCCTATACCTTTATGAGACACATCACCTATGACCACGAGCGCACTATGGTGTCATGTGACTTTTCTCCAGATGGAGCGCTGCTCGCTGTCGCTTCATACAAATCTTCTACTGGCTGGTGGTTGGACCTGTGGGACCCTTACACGGCTGATCTTCTGTCCAGAGTAGA GAACTGCGAGTTGTGTTATAACAGAAGCGACTCTCTACCGACATATCTGAGTTTCTCTCCTGTTGGCCTGttactggctttcaaagactaCAG GGCGTTACAAATCTGGGATGTGGAACGAGATGAGTTAGTCACCGAAACAGATCACAACCGCGCCGGTGGGCTGTGCTGCGCTTTCCATCCACACGGGGGTGTCATTGCTACAGG GTGTAGAAACGGGGAGGTGAAATTCTGGAGAGTTCCACATCGTGTTCGGAGTCTTCGGCATCTGTGCCGGACTGCTTTGAGGTTCTCTGTTTCGACCTATCAGGTGGAGGCTCTTCCCTTGCCACCGAAAATTCAGGAATTTCTCACTTACAGGGACGTTCAGAAGCAAAAGACCTTATGTTGTAAAAAACATCACAGCTGA
- the wsb2 gene encoding WD repeat and SOCS box-containing protein 2 isoform X2: MCSAFRPSTVKEPDDLILELKPSHQSPNPTGTHCETWSVRFSPGGSYFAWSMGFGIVKILLWPVTSTDGEDADSERTLHCKQAVWALAFGPCLSPRTDQNRHEPDLLLVIGLNNGLIQVWVVSSGKLLFTLSGHQALVRDLVFAPNGSLTLVSASRDKTLRIWDLAKKGVNPHVLRGPNYWVFKCSISPDSSMIASLCNFDSKLYLWSMRSYTFMRHITYDHERTMVSCDFSPDGALLAVASYKSSTGWWLDLWDPYTADLLSRVENCELCYNRSDSLPTYLSFSPVGLLLAFKDYRALQIWDVERDELVTETDHNRAGGLCCAFHPHGGVIATGCRNGEVKFWRVPHRVRSLRHLCRTALRFSVSTYQVEALPLPPKIQEFLTYRDVQKQKTLCCKKHHS; this comes from the exons ATGTGCTCTGCGTTTCGACCTTCTACGGTGAAAG AACCGGATGATTTGATCCTGGAGCTGAAACCTTCACATCAAAGTCCGAACCCGACCGGCACGCACTGCGAGACATGGAGCGTCCGCTTCTCCCCCGGAGGATCTTATTTCGCCTGGTCCATGGGCTTCGGTATTGTGAAAATCCTCTTGTGGCCGGTAACATCCACAGA TGGTGAAGATGCAGATAGTGAGAGGACACTTCACTGCAAGCAGGCCGTGTGGGCTTTGGCATTCGGACCCTGCCTGTCTCCCAGAACTGATCAGAACAGACATGAACCTGACCTGCTTCTGGTCATCGGCCTCAATAATGGTCTGATCCAAGTCTGGGTTGTCTCATCTG GAAAGCTGCTGTTTACTCTAAGTGGACATCAGGCTCTTGTTAGGGATTTGGTCTTCGCTCCAAATGGAAGTCTAACTCTTGTGTCGGCCTCTCGAGACAAAACTTTAAGGATATGGGACTTGGCGAAGAAAG gTGTCAATCCGCATGTGCTGAGGGGTCCAAACTACTGGGTGTTCAAATGCTCCATATCACCTGACAGCAGTATGATCGCTTCACTGTGCAACTTTGACTCT AAGCTGTATTTGTGGAGCATGCGCTCCTATACCTTTATGAGACACATCACCTATGACCACGAGCGCACTATGGTGTCATGTGACTTTTCTCCAGATGGAGCGCTGCTCGCTGTCGCTTCATACAAATCTTCTACTGGCTGGTGGTTGGACCTGTGGGACCCTTACACGGCTGATCTTCTGTCCAGAGTAGA GAACTGCGAGTTGTGTTATAACAGAAGCGACTCTCTACCGACATATCTGAGTTTCTCTCCTGTTGGCCTGttactggctttcaaagactaCAG GGCGTTACAAATCTGGGATGTGGAACGAGATGAGTTAGTCACCGAAACAGATCACAACCGCGCCGGTGGGCTGTGCTGCGCTTTCCATCCACACGGGGGTGTCATTGCTACAGG GTGTAGAAACGGGGAGGTGAAATTCTGGAGAGTTCCACATCGTGTTCGGAGTCTTCGGCATCTGTGCCGGACTGCTTTGAGGTTCTCTGTTTCGACCTATCAGGTGGAGGCTCTTCCCTTGCCACCGAAAATTCAGGAATTTCTCACTTACAGGGACGTTCAGAAGCAAAAGACCTTATGTTGTAAAAAACATCACAGCTGA
- the wsb2 gene encoding WD repeat and SOCS box-containing protein 2 isoform X1 yields the protein MCSAFRPSTVKEPDDLILELKPSHQSPNPTGTHCETWSVRFSPGGSYFAWSMGFGIVKILLWPVTSTDSGEDADSERTLHCKQAVWALAFGPCLSPRTDQNRHEPDLLLVIGLNNGLIQVWVVSSGKLLFTLSGHQALVRDLVFAPNGSLTLVSASRDKTLRIWDLAKKGVNPHVLRGPNYWVFKCSISPDSSMIASLCNFDSKLYLWSMRSYTFMRHITYDHERTMVSCDFSPDGALLAVASYKSSTGWWLDLWDPYTADLLSRVENCELCYNRSDSLPTYLSFSPVGLLLAFKDYRALQIWDVERDELVTETDHNRAGGLCCAFHPHGGVIATGCRNGEVKFWRVPHRVRSLRHLCRTALRFSVSTYQVEALPLPPKIQEFLTYRDVQKQKTLCCKKHHS from the exons ATGTGCTCTGCGTTTCGACCTTCTACGGTGAAAG AACCGGATGATTTGATCCTGGAGCTGAAACCTTCACATCAAAGTCCGAACCCGACCGGCACGCACTGCGAGACATGGAGCGTCCGCTTCTCCCCCGGAGGATCTTATTTCGCCTGGTCCATGGGCTTCGGTATTGTGAAAATCCTCTTGTGGCCGGTAACATCCACAGA TAGTGGTGAAGATGCAGATAGTGAGAGGACACTTCACTGCAAGCAGGCCGTGTGGGCTTTGGCATTCGGACCCTGCCTGTCTCCCAGAACTGATCAGAACAGACATGAACCTGACCTGCTTCTGGTCATCGGCCTCAATAATGGTCTGATCCAAGTCTGGGTTGTCTCATCTG GAAAGCTGCTGTTTACTCTAAGTGGACATCAGGCTCTTGTTAGGGATTTGGTCTTCGCTCCAAATGGAAGTCTAACTCTTGTGTCGGCCTCTCGAGACAAAACTTTAAGGATATGGGACTTGGCGAAGAAAG gTGTCAATCCGCATGTGCTGAGGGGTCCAAACTACTGGGTGTTCAAATGCTCCATATCACCTGACAGCAGTATGATCGCTTCACTGTGCAACTTTGACTCT AAGCTGTATTTGTGGAGCATGCGCTCCTATACCTTTATGAGACACATCACCTATGACCACGAGCGCACTATGGTGTCATGTGACTTTTCTCCAGATGGAGCGCTGCTCGCTGTCGCTTCATACAAATCTTCTACTGGCTGGTGGTTGGACCTGTGGGACCCTTACACGGCTGATCTTCTGTCCAGAGTAGA GAACTGCGAGTTGTGTTATAACAGAAGCGACTCTCTACCGACATATCTGAGTTTCTCTCCTGTTGGCCTGttactggctttcaaagactaCAG GGCGTTACAAATCTGGGATGTGGAACGAGATGAGTTAGTCACCGAAACAGATCACAACCGCGCCGGTGGGCTGTGCTGCGCTTTCCATCCACACGGGGGTGTCATTGCTACAGG GTGTAGAAACGGGGAGGTGAAATTCTGGAGAGTTCCACATCGTGTTCGGAGTCTTCGGCATCTGTGCCGGACTGCTTTGAGGTTCTCTGTTTCGACCTATCAGGTGGAGGCTCTTCCCTTGCCACCGAAAATTCAGGAATTTCTCACTTACAGGGACGTTCAGAAGCAAAAGACCTTATGTTGTAAAAAACATCACAGCTGA
- the vsig10 gene encoding V-set and immunoglobulin domain-containing protein 10 translates to MRIITTAFYLLLISHETVTEEQVQYVIGEKGENATLQCNQPSVNASALVYRWKKDGAVAIQMTSVPSNHFSILNNGNLKISGLKYIDGGTYECESQTVGDRSWQTSSKVQLQIADGPTNVVIDIKPATALKNGKLYVKKGSDVLFNCSSKSQPAQNLTWLFEDSASNGAVDKGFGNESSLTFSISNIQPGDQGIYRCIAQNTLSMRTEKKNQELLVYYAPERHPECSWAPGNGPSDIVFICSWYGGYPAPTLEWHEVLKPSVIAKGPTVNSTSQETDRLEVNVNRFILEDSEEVKCVGSHVTGVQNSCSFTLKIPYPLGDPMVTALGGTNVTLRCYEINSLPPAKTVWKRNNTVINSTSKYTTSENNLTYTLTIINVTKDDEGIFTCYSENPLGARELDVYLTVKTTADSGGVVVGIFVSVLIIMIGIVVGMTVYSKRDRICIGLGFTSLSDDRGDVISLVDSDEEEIFHDVVPRLPQLTNRHATTLVEIHRRPSNEDTADSSEFTDQTEGEQ, encoded by the exons ATGAGAATAATCACAACAGCTTTTTATCTGCTTCTTATATCACATGAAACAG TGACAGAGGAGCAGGTGCAGTATGTTATTGGAGAAAAAGGAGAGAATGCCACACTGCAATGCAACCAGCCCTCAGTAAATGCCTCTGCACTTGTCTATCGGTGGAAGAAGGATGGAGCTGTGGCCATCCAAATGACCTCTGTGCCATCGAaccatttttccattttaaacaatGGAAATCTAAAGATCAGTGGACTTAAGTATATAGATGGAGGCACATATGAATGTGAATCCCAAACCGTGGGTGACAGATCATGGCAAACCTCTTCTAAAGTTCAGCTTCAAATCGCAG atgGTCCAACTAATGTAGTAATTGACATAAAACCAGCAACCGCACTAAAGAATGGAAAGTTATATGTCAAAAAAGGTTCCGATGTCTTGTTTAATTGCTCCAGTAAGTCTCAACCTGCACAGAACCTGACGTGGTTGTTTGAAGATTCAGCATCGAACGGGGCCGTTGACAAAGGCTTTGGGAATGAATCGTCCCTTACTTTTTCAATAAGTAACATTCAACCGGGCGACCAAGGGATCTATAGGTGTATAGCTCAGAACACCCTCTCCATGAGAACTGAGAAGAAGAACCAGGAACTTCTAGTTTACT ATGCTCCGGAGAGACACCCAGAATGCAGCTGGGCGCCGGGAAACGGGCCCTCGGATATTGTGTTCATATGTTCCTGGTATGGAGGTTACCCGGCGCCAACCCTGGAATGGCATGAGGTTTTGAAACCATCTGTAATAGCTAAGGGTCCCACAGTCAACTCAACATCCCAGGAGACGGACCGTTTGGAGGTTAATGTGAACAGGTTTATTTTGGAGGATAGTGAGGAGGTGAAGTGTGTGGGCAGTCATGTGACCGGAGTTCAGAATTCCTGTTCCTTCACACTCA AGATACCATACCCATTAGGAGATCCTATGGTCACAGCTCTGGGGGGCACTAACGTCACACTCCGCTGTTATGAGATCAACTCTCTCCCACCAGCTAAAACCGTATGGAAGAGAAATAACACAGTCATCAACAGCACGTCGAAATACACCACGTCTGAAAATAAcctcacatacacactcaccATAATCAACGTGACAAAAGACGATGAGGGTATCTTTACCTGCTATAGTGAAAATCCTCTTGGTGCAAGAGAGCTGGACGTGTATCTCACTGTGAAAA cCACAGCCGATAGTGGAGGGGTCGTAGTTGGAATCTTTGTCTCCGTTTTAATAATCATGATTGGAATCGTTGTTGGCATGACGGTATATTCAAAGCgtgacagaatttgcattg GTTTAGGATTTAC TAGTTTATCTGACGACAGAGGGGACGTTATAAGTTTGGTGGACTCAGACGAAGAGGAAATTTTCCATGATGTCGTTCCTCGATTGCCGCAACTGACGAACAGACATGCGACCACACTCGTAGAGATTCACAGAAGACCGTCCA ATGAAGATACTGCAGACAGTTCTGAATTCACAGATCAAACAGAAGGAGAACAATAG
- the si:dkey-98f17.5 gene encoding uncharacterized protein si:dkey-98f17.5 isoform X1 — translation MSGCKKPRTVANPLESTITTPSERILKECHNLYIDNSNGLVKIAESLGLRLLPPRKKIIVMIMGNHSAGKSSFINWYMEEHIQKTGVAIETQGFTFITSGRKRESLTGNATLHLYPHFRPLLEFKGVTDYLSAEISTSKQKKFSLVTFVDTPGLVDGDMVYPFEVNNAITSFGEQADLIFVFFDPMGQALCKRTLNIVEKLSEKCGDKLRFYLSKADEAGRETDRQRVMMQIVQELCRRPGLNKCGFEMPTIYIPNPQKPSRCVNQIDEVCETIEKSINQAVQKTLNQLEKDCDLIISTISNTLDQDRMNVSCNRSNRFHSFLCGFLGIFLPMLFILSFIISTFVPEDLDALMGEGLAKPLYLSTGVVVYLWEWIPEDWQIMFVITFGALSYLLFFLAKYFARQSNKTLTKREKKKLVEDSDYVQDSVKAKKHKLYEEYLQQCAAEYDF, via the exons ATGTCAGGCTGTAAGAAGCCTCGAACTGTAGCAAATCCACTAGAATCGACTATTACAACACCGAGCGAAAGAATCCTGAAAGAATGCCACAACTTATATATCGACAACAGCAACG GATTAGTGAAAATTGCAGAGAGTTTGGGGCTCAGGCTGCTACCTCCTCGGAAAAAGATTATAGTTATGATTATGGGAAACCACTCGGCCGGGAAAAGCTCCTTTATTAACTG GTATATGGAGGAACACATACAGAAGACAGGTGTTGCCATAGAGACACAAGGCTTCACGTTTATTACCAGTGGCAGGAAGCGAGAATCTCTTACT GGAAATGCAACGTTACACCTTTACCCACATTTCAGACCACTGCTGGAGTTCAAAG GTGTGACGGATTACCTGAGCGCTGAGATCTCCACCTCCAAACAGAAGAAGTTCAGCTTGGTGACGTTTGTTGACACTCCGGGTTTGGTGGATGGAGATATGGTGTACCCGTTCGAGGTCAACAACGCCATCACCTCTTTCG GTGAGCAGGCGGAcctcatttttgtgtttttcgaTCCGATGGGACAGGCATTGTGCAAGCGCACGTTGAACATCGTGGAAAAGCTTAGCGAGAAATGTGGAGACAAACTGAGATTTTACCTGAGCAAAGCTGACGAGGCTGGacgagaaacagacagacag CGAGTCATGATGCAGATCGTCCAAGAGCTGTGCAGACGACCAGGACTCAACAAATGTGGATTCGAAATGCCCACCATATACATCCCCAACCCTCAAAAA CCCAGCAGATGTGTCAATCAAATTGATGAAGTGTGTGAGACGATTGAGAAGAGTATAAACCAGGCCGTGCAGAAAactctgaaccagctggagaaAGACTGTGACCTCATCATCTCTACCATCAGCAATACACTGGATCAGGACCG gaTGAATGTGAGCTGTAATAGAAGCAACCGCTTTCATTCTTTCCTGTGTGGATTTCTGGGAATCTTCCTCCCAATGCTGTTCATCCTCAGCTTCATCATCAGCACTTTCGTTCCAGAGGACCTGGACGCTCTCATGGGCGAGGGACTCGCTAAACCACTCTACTTATCCACC GGTGTAGTTGTGTATCTGTGGGAATGGATCCCTGAAGACTGGCAGATCATGTTTGTGATCACATTTGGTGCTCTCTCCTACCTTTTGTTTTTTCTGGCCAAATATTTTGCACG cCAAAGCAACAAGACGCTGActaagagagagaaaaagaagcTGGTGGAAGACAGTGATTATGTTCAAGATAGTGTCAAAGCCAAGAAG CATAAACTTTATGAGGAGTATCTCCAACAGTGTGCGGCAGAATACGACTTTTGA
- the si:dkey-98f17.5 gene encoding uncharacterized protein si:dkey-98f17.5 isoform X2 has product MPQLIYRQQQRPVFLCVFVKGLVKIAESLGLRLLPPRKKIIVMIMGNHSAGKSSFINWYMEEHIQKTGVAIETQGFTFITSGRKRESLTGNATLHLYPHFRPLLEFKGVTDYLSAEISTSKQKKFSLVTFVDTPGLVDGDMVYPFEVNNAITSFGEQADLIFVFFDPMGQALCKRTLNIVEKLSEKCGDKLRFYLSKADEAGRETDRQRVMMQIVQELCRRPGLNKCGFEMPTIYIPNPQKPSRCVNQIDEVCETIEKSINQAVQKTLNQLEKDCDLIISTISNTLDQDRMNVSCNRSNRFHSFLCGFLGIFLPMLFILSFIISTFVPEDLDALMGEGLAKPLYLSTGVVVYLWEWIPEDWQIMFVITFGALSYLLFFLAKYFARQSNKTLTKREKKKLVEDSDYVQDSVKAKKHKLYEEYLQQCAAEYDF; this is encoded by the exons ATGCCACAACTTATATATCGACAACAGCAACG CCCTGTGttcctctgtgtgtttgtaaaagGATTAGTGAAAATTGCAGAGAGTTTGGGGCTCAGGCTGCTACCTCCTCGGAAAAAGATTATAGTTATGATTATGGGAAACCACTCGGCCGGGAAAAGCTCCTTTATTAACTG GTATATGGAGGAACACATACAGAAGACAGGTGTTGCCATAGAGACACAAGGCTTCACGTTTATTACCAGTGGCAGGAAGCGAGAATCTCTTACT GGAAATGCAACGTTACACCTTTACCCACATTTCAGACCACTGCTGGAGTTCAAAG GTGTGACGGATTACCTGAGCGCTGAGATCTCCACCTCCAAACAGAAGAAGTTCAGCTTGGTGACGTTTGTTGACACTCCGGGTTTGGTGGATGGAGATATGGTGTACCCGTTCGAGGTCAACAACGCCATCACCTCTTTCG GTGAGCAGGCGGAcctcatttttgtgtttttcgaTCCGATGGGACAGGCATTGTGCAAGCGCACGTTGAACATCGTGGAAAAGCTTAGCGAGAAATGTGGAGACAAACTGAGATTTTACCTGAGCAAAGCTGACGAGGCTGGacgagaaacagacagacag CGAGTCATGATGCAGATCGTCCAAGAGCTGTGCAGACGACCAGGACTCAACAAATGTGGATTCGAAATGCCCACCATATACATCCCCAACCCTCAAAAA CCCAGCAGATGTGTCAATCAAATTGATGAAGTGTGTGAGACGATTGAGAAGAGTATAAACCAGGCCGTGCAGAAAactctgaaccagctggagaaAGACTGTGACCTCATCATCTCTACCATCAGCAATACACTGGATCAGGACCG gaTGAATGTGAGCTGTAATAGAAGCAACCGCTTTCATTCTTTCCTGTGTGGATTTCTGGGAATCTTCCTCCCAATGCTGTTCATCCTCAGCTTCATCATCAGCACTTTCGTTCCAGAGGACCTGGACGCTCTCATGGGCGAGGGACTCGCTAAACCACTCTACTTATCCACC GGTGTAGTTGTGTATCTGTGGGAATGGATCCCTGAAGACTGGCAGATCATGTTTGTGATCACATTTGGTGCTCTCTCCTACCTTTTGTTTTTTCTGGCCAAATATTTTGCACG cCAAAGCAACAAGACGCTGActaagagagagaaaaagaagcTGGTGGAAGACAGTGATTATGTTCAAGATAGTGTCAAAGCCAAGAAG CATAAACTTTATGAGGAGTATCTCCAACAGTGTGCGGCAGAATACGACTTTTGA